The window GCTGGAGGGGTCCGGGGCGTAGTAGAGGCCGAAGGGGGCCGCCTGGCGGGAAACCTCCAGGTTCACCACCCCAGGCTCCACCACGGCGATGCGGGCGGTGGGGTCCAGCCTGAGGATGCGGTTCATACGGTTTAAGGCAAGGACGATCCCCCCCTCCACGGGCAAGGAGCCGCCGCTTAGGCTGGTGCCGCTCCCCCGGGCCACGAAGGGGACGCCGTGGCGGTGGCAAAGCCGCACCACCTGGACCACCTCCTCCTTCCTCTCCGGCAAGACCACCGCCAGGGGGCGCCTGCGGTAGGCGGTGAGGGCGTCGGACTCGTAGGGGGCGAGGGCCGCCTCCTGGGTGAGGACCCTGCCCGGCAAAAGGGCCTTGAGTTCTTCCAAAAAGCCCACGGCTTCCCTCCTTTCCTCCCACTTTAGGGCAAAAGGCGGGGAAGCTCCCCGCCCCTTCCCCGCCCTTGGCCTTAGTCCAGGTACTCGTAGGCCACCAGGGTGAGGAACTCTATGAACTCCTCCGAGAGGACGAGCTTGTCCAGGATCTCCTCCGCCTCCTTGTACCGCTCCTTCTCCCGGCCCCCCAGCTTGGCGAGCTCCTCCTCCTTGATCCTTTGGTAAAGCTCCGGGGTCACGGTGCGCCCGTCCTCCAACTTGGCTTCCCGGTGGACCCACTGCCAAAGCTGCGCCCGGCTGATCTCGGCGGTGGCGGCGTCCTCCATGAGGTTGAAGATGGCGGCGGCCCCGTTCCCCAAAAGCCACTGGTTCAGGTACTGCAGGGCCACGGAGACGTTGTTCCTCAAGCCTCCCTCCGTCACCTTCCCCCCGGGGACCTCAAAGTGGAGGAGGTCTTCCGCCTTCACTTCTACATCCAGGCGCTTCACGTGCTTCTGGTGGGGTTTATCCCCCAGGTAGCGGTCAAAGACCTCTTGGGCCACGGGCACCAGGTCGGGGTGGGCCACCCAGGTGCCGTCAAAGCCTTGGGAGGCTTCCCGCTCCTTGTCCGCCCGCACCTGCTGGAAGGCCCGCTCGTTCACCTCGGGGTCCTTGCGGCTTGGGATGAAGGCGGCCATGCCCCCGATGGCGTGGGCCTCGTGGATGTGGCAGGACTTCACCAGGAGCTCGGTGTAGGCCTTCATGAAGGGCACGGTCATGGTGACCTGGGCCCGGTCGGGGAAGATGGGGGCGGTGGTGGCGAACTTCTTGATGCAGCTGAAGATGTAGTCCCAGCGGCCGGCGTTGAGCCCGGCGGCGTGCTCTTTGAGCTCGTAGAGGATCTCCTCCATCTCAAAGGCCGCCAGGATGGTCTCTATGAGCACCGTGGCCCGGATGGTGCCCCG is drawn from Thermus hydrothermalis and contains these coding sequences:
- the aceB gene encoding malate synthase A, with the protein product MKGVEITKDHPLLREVLTEEALKFVVALHREFNPVRKALLARRHELWERYKAGEKPDFLQETAFVRGGDWRVAEAPQDLLDRRVEITGPVDRKMIINALNSGAKVFMADFEDALSPTWDNVIQGQKNLYDAVRRQIDFVSPEGKEYRLKEKTATLVVRPRGWHLVEKHVRVDGEPISASLFDFGLYFFHNAHELLKRGSGPYFYLPKMESHLEARLWNEVFNFAQDYLQIPRGTIRATVLIETILAAFEMEEILYELKEHAAGLNAGRWDYIFSCIKKFATTAPIFPDRAQVTMTVPFMKAYTELLVKSCHIHEAHAIGGMAAFIPSRKDPEVNERAFQQVRADKEREASQGFDGTWVAHPDLVPVAQEVFDRYLGDKPHQKHVKRLDVEVKAEDLLHFEVPGGKVTEGGLRNNVSVALQYLNQWLLGNGAAAIFNLMEDAATAEISRAQLWQWVHREAKLEDGRTVTPELYQRIKEEELAKLGGREKERYKEAEEILDKLVLSEEFIEFLTLVAYEYLD